A genomic window from Candidatus Goldiibacteriota bacterium includes:
- the secY gene encoding preprotein translocase subunit SecY: MNNSLVNIFRIPELKKRLLFVLGMLFVFRLGTHIPTPGIDTHVMNSLISSQSGGLLGFLDMFSGGALRNFTIFALGIMPYISASIILQLLTAVIPVLEALSKEGDAGRKKITQYTRYLTVAICAVQSFGITFWLKSVNVGGMPLVPEFSLFFQITTMLTLTTGTIFLMWLGEQMTEHGIGNGMSILILAGILASIPGQFVSMGALWKAGSINLFQIITFAAIMISLTALAVVSQQSFRKIPVQYAQRIVGRKIYRGQSTNLPLKVDYSGVIAVIFASSVMILPAMIAKFFERPGQTGLTADILNGIQAWLAPGAPIYVLLYIALIIFFCYFYTAISFNPNDLAENMKKNGGFVPGIRPGKPTADYINDILTHITLGGALMIVVIAVIPDMFGRIFEIGFYFGGTTILIIVGVALDTVSQMESHLLMRHYDGFMKTGKIRGRRG; encoded by the coding sequence ATGAATAATTCACTCGTAAACATATTCAGGATACCGGAGCTTAAGAAAAGGTTATTATTCGTGCTTGGAATGCTTTTTGTTTTCAGGCTTGGAACTCACATACCAACGCCGGGCATTGATACGCATGTTATGAACAGCCTTATCAGTTCCCAGTCGGGCGGTCTTCTTGGTTTTCTTGATATGTTCTCGGGCGGCGCGTTAAGAAATTTTACCATATTCGCGCTTGGAATTATGCCGTACATTTCAGCTTCAATTATACTTCAGCTTTTAACCGCGGTTATACCCGTACTTGAAGCTCTTTCAAAAGAAGGCGATGCGGGCAGGAAAAAGATTACACAGTATACAAGGTATCTGACAGTGGCTATCTGCGCTGTTCAGTCGTTTGGCATCACTTTCTGGCTAAAGTCAGTTAATGTCGGCGGAATGCCGCTTGTTCCGGAATTTTCTTTATTCTTTCAGATAACCACAATGCTGACGCTTACAACCGGCACCATATTTCTTATGTGGCTGGGCGAACAGATGACGGAACACGGCATAGGCAACGGTATGTCAATTCTTATCCTTGCCGGTATTCTTGCAAGCATTCCCGGTCAGTTTGTATCAATGGGAGCCCTTTGGAAAGCCGGTTCGATTAATCTTTTTCAGATAATAACTTTTGCAGCTATAATGATATCTCTTACGGCTTTGGCTGTGGTATCACAGCAGTCTTTCAGAAAGATACCTGTGCAATACGCTCAGAGAATAGTGGGCAGAAAAATATACAGGGGTCAGAGCACCAACCTTCCTTTAAAAGTTGATTATTCCGGTGTTATAGCCGTTATTTTTGCTTCGTCGGTTATGATATTACCGGCAATGATAGCAAAGTTTTTTGAAAGGCCGGGACAGACAGGGCTTACAGCTGACATTCTTAACGGAATTCAGGCATGGCTTGCGCCCGGAGCCCCCATTTATGTGCTGCTTTATATAGCGCTTATAATTTTCTTCTGTTATTTTTATACGGCTATATCTTTTAACCCGAATGACCTTGCGGAAAACATGAAAAAGAACGGCGGTTTTGTTCCTGGAATAAGGCCGGGAAAACCAACCGCGGATTATATTAATGACATTCTTACTCATATAACCCTTGGCGGAGCTTTAATGATTGTTGTAATAGCTGTAATACCGGATATGTTCGGCAGGATATTTGAAATAGGTTTTTATTTTGGCGGAACCACTATTTTGATTATAGTCGGTGTTGCATTGGATACTGTTTCACAGATGGAGTCACATCTTTTAATGAGGCACTATGACGGGTTTATGAAGACTGGAAAAATCAGAGGCCGCAGAGGCTAA
- the rplO gene encoding 50S ribosomal protein L15, translating into MKFSDLKITKSKRKKKTRIGRGIGTGMGKTSAYGAKGQRARSGGAKAPWFEGGQQRLTQRIPKSGFNNPFPTEYEIVNVSTLDKKFEAGATVDAAALYSKGCISKKASLVKILGDGEITKALKVKADKLSKTAEDKIKKAGGEVLAK; encoded by the coding sequence ATGAAATTCAGCGATCTGAAGATAACTAAAAGCAAAAGAAAAAAGAAGACCAGAATCGGCCGAGGAATCGGAACCGGTATGGGTAAAACTTCTGCCTACGGCGCAAAAGGACAGAGGGCAAGAAGCGGCGGCGCCAAAGCGCCGTGGTTTGAAGGCGGACAGCAGAGGTTAACACAAAGGATTCCAAAGTCGGGCTTCAATAATCCTTTTCCTACAGAATATGAGATTGTAAATGTATCCACGCTTGATAAGAAATTTGAAGCCGGAGCTACGGTAGACGCAGCTGCACTTTATTCAAAAGGCTGCATAAGCAAAAAAGCATCGCTTGTCAAGATACTTGGAGACGGAGAAATAACGAAAGCATTAAAAGTGAAGGCCGACAAGTTATCCAAAACGGCTGAAGACAAGATCAAAAAAGCGGGCGGAGAGGTACTGGCTAAATGA
- the rpmD gene encoding 50S ribosomal protein L30, giving the protein MSKIKVTLKRGLAGKNNKNREIVRVMGLRKVGDTKEYEKTPSIEGMIKKVAYLLNVEEK; this is encoded by the coding sequence ATGTCAAAGATTAAAGTTACCTTAAAAAGAGGGCTTGCCGGAAAGAATAATAAAAACAGGGAAATAGTCAGGGTGATGGGCCTTAGAAAAGTCGGCGACACCAAAGAATATGAAAAGACACCGTCGATTGAAGGTATGATTAAAAAAGTTGCGTACCTTTTAAATGTTGAAGAGAAATAA
- the rpsE gene encoding 30S ribosomal protein S5: protein MRVRIDSTKLDLKERIIAINRVAKVVKGGKRFKFSCLVVVGDGHGHVGYGLGKAREVPEAIKKAVNRAKKNLVLLPLKGTTIPFEVTAESDAAKVLLKPACAGTGVIAGSAVRAIVESAGIHDIISKCLGRTTNPFNVVYATFKAIDMLCDPEKIIALRKGK from the coding sequence TTGAGAGTAAGGATTGATTCGACAAAGTTAGACTTAAAAGAAAGAATAATTGCCATAAACAGGGTTGCCAAAGTTGTTAAAGGCGGCAAAAGGTTTAAGTTCAGCTGCCTGGTTGTTGTGGGCGACGGACATGGACACGTAGGTTACGGGCTTGGAAAAGCAAGGGAAGTTCCGGAAGCCATAAAAAAAGCCGTTAACAGGGCCAAGAAGAACCTTGTTCTGCTTCCGTTAAAAGGAACAACGATACCTTTTGAAGTTACAGCCGAGTCAGATGCGGCAAAAGTACTTTTAAAACCGGCCTGTGCCGGTACCGGTGTCATCGCGGGTTCTGCTGTACGTGCCATTGTTGAATCCGCAGGCATTCACGATATCATTTCAAAATGCCTTGGAAGGACCACAAATCCGTTTAACGTGGTTTATGCGACTTTTAAAGCGATAGATATGCTTTGTGATCCGGAAAAAATAATAGCGTTAAGGAAGGGTAAATAA
- a CDS encoding 50S ribosomal protein L18 — translation MKITKKTASSTAKRILRHERGRKKITGTQERPRLAFHRGANSLYAQVVDDVAQKSLFGIATNTKNAEIKGKNKESAVKLGKAIAEKCKENKVETVVFDRGGFQFHGVVKAFADAVREGGVKF, via the coding sequence ATGAAGATAACAAAAAAGACAGCTTCATCAACAGCTAAAAGAATTTTAAGGCACGAACGCGGAAGAAAGAAAATTACAGGTACGCAGGAAAGGCCAAGGCTTGCTTTTCACAGGGGAGCTAACTCCCTTTACGCACAGGTTGTTGATGATGTGGCGCAGAAAAGCCTGTTTGGCATAGCCACAAACACCAAGAATGCGGAAATCAAAGGCAAAAATAAAGAATCCGCTGTTAAACTTGGAAAGGCCATAGCGGAAAAGTGCAAAGAAAATAAAGTGGAAACGGTTGTATTTGACAGAGGCGGTTTTCAGTTTCATGGTGTTGTAAAGGCTTTTGCTGACGCGGTTCGCGAAGGCGGAGTAAAATTCTAA
- the rplF gene encoding 50S ribosomal protein L6, which produces MSRIGKQPVQIPSGVKVSNDGKLLKIEGSKGKAEHVINNKFDYKIENNEINVVPRVNVEKDKAANSQFGTERAVIANKVKGVNEGYVKTLLLKGVGYRAQMQGTKITMAMGFSHPVVFEIPAGVKAEVTENQTKITVTGIDKQLVGETAAKLRKVKPPEPYQGKGIMYDDEHVIRKAGKSAAGAKGK; this is translated from the coding sequence ATGTCAAGAATTGGAAAACAGCCTGTTCAAATTCCTTCAGGCGTTAAGGTTTCAAACGATGGTAAGTTATTAAAGATAGAAGGTTCCAAGGGCAAAGCGGAACATGTCATTAATAACAAGTTTGATTATAAAATTGAAAACAACGAAATTAACGTTGTTCCAAGAGTAAATGTTGAAAAAGATAAAGCCGCAAACTCCCAGTTTGGCACTGAAAGGGCTGTAATTGCCAATAAGGTAAAAGGCGTAAATGAAGGCTATGTTAAAACGCTTTTGTTAAAAGGCGTTGGTTACAGGGCTCAGATGCAGGGAACGAAGATAACAATGGCTATGGGTTTTTCACATCCGGTGGTTTTTGAAATACCCGCCGGAGTAAAAGCGGAAGTAACTGAAAACCAGACGAAGATAACTGTCACGGGAATAGATAAACAGCTTGTGGGAGAAACAGCGGCAAAGCTAAGGAAGGTAAAACCGCCGGAACCTTATCAGGGCAAGGGTATCATGTATGATGATGAACACGTTATAAGAAAAGCCGGAAAGAGCGCGGCTGGAGCTAAAGGCAAATAA
- the rpsH gene encoding 30S ribosomal protein S8: protein MDSIGDMLTRIRNANMKMKDYVDVPSSKLKQNIVKLLKDEGFIKGYRYIEDNKQGIVRVYLKYGVNKEKLINSLKRVSKPSRRVYMGKDKMPKIKSGLGVLVVSTSKGVMTSQKARELNIGGEIICEIW from the coding sequence ATGGATTCTATCGGCGATATGCTTACAAGAATTAGAAATGCTAATATGAAAATGAAGGACTATGTTGATGTTCCTTCTTCGAAACTGAAACAGAATATTGTAAAGCTTTTAAAAGATGAAGGCTTTATAAAAGGCTACAGGTATATTGAAGACAATAAGCAGGGTATTGTCAGGGTATATTTGAAGTACGGAGTAAATAAGGAAAAACTTATTAATTCGCTTAAAAGGGTAAGCAAACCTTCAAGGCGCGTATACATGGGCAAAGATAAAATGCCAAAAATTAAAAGCGGCCTCGGAGTGCTTGTTGTATCCACTTCCAAGGGTGTTATGACAAGCCAAAAAGCAAGGGAACTTAATATTGGCGGCGAAATAATCTGCGAAATTTGGTAA
- a CDS encoding type Z 30S ribosomal protein S14 — MATKAIVNKSNKKPKFKSRAYNRCQICGRPRAYMRKFGICRLCFRELAYKGEIPGIKKSSW, encoded by the coding sequence GTGGCTACAAAGGCAATAGTAAATAAATCAAACAAGAAACCAAAGTTTAAATCAAGGGCTTACAACCGTTGTCAGATATGCGGAAGGCCCAGGGCATATATGAGAAAGTTCGGGATATGCAGGTTATGCTTCAGGGAACTCGCTTATAAAGGCGAGATACCCGGAATAAAAAAGTCAAGCTGGTAA
- the rplE gene encoding 50S ribosomal protein L5: MAARLKEKYKKEVIPKMMQGEGFKNPNEVPRLVKIVINMGVGKATQDAKVLDEAVEQLTQITGQKPLVTKAKVAISNFKLREGMPIGCKVTLRGEKMFEFADRLISLALPRVRDFNGVPRTSFDGRGNYTLGLKEQIIFPEIKFDKVVNIMGMDVTFVTTAKKNEDALALLENLGMPFRKK; this comes from the coding sequence ATGGCGGCCAGGCTTAAGGAAAAATACAAAAAAGAAGTTATACCAAAGATGATGCAGGGTGAAGGATTCAAGAACCCCAATGAAGTGCCAAGGCTTGTTAAGATAGTTATTAATATGGGCGTCGGCAAAGCAACTCAGGACGCTAAAGTACTTGATGAAGCAGTGGAACAGCTTACACAGATAACCGGGCAGAAGCCGCTTGTTACCAAGGCTAAAGTTGCCATATCTAATTTTAAATTAAGGGAAGGAATGCCTATAGGATGTAAAGTGACCTTAAGGGGCGAAAAGATGTTTGAATTTGCTGACAGGCTTATTTCGCTTGCGCTTCCAAGGGTAAGGGATTTTAACGGTGTTCCGCGCACAAGTTTTGACGGCAGGGGCAATTACACCCTTGGCCTGAAAGAACAGATAATATTTCCGGAAATAAAATTTGATAAAGTTGTCAATATTATGGGAATGGATGTTACATTTGTTACAACCGCTAAGAAAAATGAAGACGCGCTGGCATTGCTTGAAAATCTTGGAATGCCTTTCAGAAAAAAATAA
- a CDS encoding 50S ribosomal protein L24, protein MKVKIKKNDIVTVIKGKDKGKSGKVLKMFADDRRVVVEKINFVKRHTKPSQKVQQGGIIEKEAALRIDNVMLICNKCGKPTRVKVGTLAEGKKVRICKKCNEMLDEK, encoded by the coding sequence ATGAAAGTTAAAATAAAAAAGAATGACATTGTAACGGTTATCAAAGGAAAAGACAAAGGCAAAAGCGGCAAGGTTTTAAAGATGTTCGCTGATGACAGAAGGGTTGTTGTTGAAAAAATTAATTTTGTAAAAAGGCATACAAAGCCATCCCAGAAAGTACAGCAGGGCGGAATTATTGAAAAAGAAGCCGCTTTAAGGATTGACAATGTAATGCTTATCTGCAACAAATGCGGCAAACCCACCAGGGTAAAAGTTGGAACTCTTGCAGAAGGCAAAAAGGTAAGAATCTGTAAAAAATGCAATGAAATGCTTGATGAAAAGTAA